The proteins below come from a single Salvelinus fontinalis isolate EN_2023a unplaced genomic scaffold, ASM2944872v1 scaffold_0591, whole genome shotgun sequence genomic window:
- the LOC129846581 gene encoding gastrula zinc finger protein XlCGF7.1-like — translation MDCFTSFYDPEELRRHTCRPHSCSDCKGSLICPTHLIPHKKTLKRKKTYPCGQCGKRFQTPSSLKTHQLTHTGKKSYHCSQCRKTFSCSFNLKRHQRIHTGEKPFHCFQCGKSFRMEGQLNEHKRIHTGEKPYHCFQCGKSFGRAGALKAHQLIHTGEKPYHCSQCGKTFSQAGHLKTHHRTHSGEKPYHCSAVVAAAIGFSTLQAVGAAAIGFSTLQAVGAAAIGFSTLQAVGAAASTSKLLPSQSSSHQLKGGKFNPVVHRRPAGDMDTAEF, via the exons ATGGACTGCTTCACTAGTTTCTATGATCCAGAGGAGTTGAGAAGACACACTTGTAGGCCCCACAGCTGTTCAGATTGCAAAGGCAGTTTAATTTGTCCAACTCACCTCATACCACATAAAAAGACCCTCAAGAGAAAGAAAACGTACCcgtgtggtcaatgtgggaagagatttcaGACACCAAGCAGCTTGAAGACGCACCAGCTTACTCACACAGGAAAGAAGtcgtaccactgctcccagtgtaggAAGACTTTCAGTTGTTCGTTCAATTTGAAGAGGCATCagagaatacatacaggagagaagcctttccacTGCTTCCAATGTGGGAAGAGCTTCCGTATGGAAGGACAGCTAAACGAACACAagagaatacatacaggagagaagccgtaccactgctttcagtgtgggaagagctttggTCGGGCAGGAGCTCTAAAGGCACACCAGctaattcacacaggagagaagccatacCACTGCTCTCAGTGTGGGAAGACCTTCAGTCAGGCAGGACACCTGAAGACACACCATAGAACTCACTCGGGAGAGAAGCCGTACCACTGCTCT GCTGTGGTGGCTGCCGCGATAGGTTTCTCCACTCTACAGGCTGTGGGGGCTGCCGCGATAGGTTTCTCCACTCTACAGGCCGTGGGGGCTGCCGCGATAGGTTTCTCCACTCTACAGGCTGTGGGGGCTGCCGCG TCTACATCAAAGCTCCTCCCATCACAAAGCTCCTCCCATCAGCTCAAAGGCGGCAAGTTTAACCCAGTGGTCCACAGACGTCCTGCCGGAGACATGGACACAGCAGAGTTCTGA